In one window of Pseudobdellovibrionaceae bacterium DNA:
- a CDS encoding helix-turn-helix domain-containing protein: MGAKRLRLTGAEVKKFRVIKDVMDKRMRQKEAAEVLGLSTRQVRRLEDLVRLQGAKGVVHGLVGRTSNNAISPEKVERVKSLWVNQYQKANLNFTHFTEKLNEVEE, translated from the coding sequence ATGGGTGCTAAACGGCTTAGATTAACGGGGGCAGAGGTGAAAAAATTCAGAGTGATAAAAGACGTGATGGATAAACGCATGCGTCAGAAAGAAGCCGCAGAGGTATTGGGGTTGTCAACAAGGCAGGTACGACGCCTTGAAGACCTCGTACGTCTTCAAGGCGCCAAAGGTGTTGTGCACGGTCTTGTCGGTCGTACAAGCAACAACGCTATATCTCCAGAGAAGGTGGAGAGGGTCAAGTCTTTGTGGGTAAATCAGTACCAGAAAGCAAATCTTAACTTCACTCACTTTACTGAGAAGCTCAATGAAGTGGAGGAATAA
- a CDS encoding cadherin-like domain-containing protein: MPPTPEVPEPPPPPPPPGPNNPPTAVADALSIPLNSPLRFDPLANDEDIDGDGLTVISVTDGSKGTATLHGDGTITYEPTPGNSGSDTFTYEVEDARGEVTTGTVTVFIAQSASTYNMCGTLRESSELAGTLYDEGGPSANYGTYQNCAFLIDPGFDGTIDLSFTSFSIENGWDRFYIYEGRGDTGILIANLTGSPGLPLNYSISNSAYFVFTSDHGGSGPGFEMSWSVTPTSGNLTATTNRYNIYRTNETVLGEVANFTSPSNLSYSIVSGGGYFNALGSQDLFSFMTPSLPGDAVLRVSDSSNGHTYDLNIKVVKTFKTCSDFSSTDLAGVIVDSGGDTANYSNNQNCGFLIQPPSGTSVTLEIPYFNVERGYDKLFIYDGVDDTAPQLGSAVTGKSRGTFTSTGPSMYVKWTSDFGATWPGYRLRWVTND, translated from the coding sequence TTGCCGCCGACTCCTGAAGTCCCAGAACCTCCACCTCCGCCACCGCCGCCTGGCCCCAATAATCCACCCACTGCCGTGGCTGATGCTCTCTCGATACCTTTGAATAGTCCTCTTCGATTCGACCCGCTGGCCAACGACGAAGATATTGATGGCGATGGCCTGACGGTAATTAGTGTTACTGATGGCAGCAAGGGAACGGCCACTCTTCACGGCGATGGCACTATCACCTATGAGCCTACGCCTGGCAATAGTGGCTCTGACACCTTTACTTATGAAGTTGAAGACGCGCGGGGCGAAGTCACTACCGGGACGGTGACCGTTTTTATTGCTCAATCAGCCTCTACGTACAATATGTGCGGGACTTTGCGTGAATCGTCAGAGCTTGCCGGCACATTGTATGACGAAGGCGGGCCTTCAGCCAATTATGGCACCTATCAAAATTGCGCATTTCTAATTGATCCGGGTTTCGATGGCACAATTGATCTTTCGTTTACATCATTCAGTATCGAAAATGGTTGGGATCGTTTTTATATTTATGAAGGCCGGGGCGATACCGGCATACTGATTGCCAATCTCACTGGCAGCCCTGGCTTACCCCTCAATTATTCAATAAGTAATTCGGCCTATTTCGTGTTCACGTCCGACCATGGTGGAAGCGGGCCCGGGTTTGAAATGTCGTGGTCCGTAACGCCCACCTCAGGTAATCTAACGGCCACGACCAATCGGTATAATATCTACCGGACCAACGAAACTGTTCTCGGCGAGGTAGCCAACTTCACTAGCCCATCAAATCTTTCGTACAGTATTGTTTCTGGTGGTGGATATTTTAACGCGTTAGGATCGCAAGACCTATTCTCATTTATGACACCCAGTCTCCCCGGTGATGCTGTATTACGAGTGTCAGATTCAAGTAACGGCCACACCTATGATTTGAATATCAAAGTGGTAAAAACTTTTAAAACCTGCAGTGATTTTTCATCCACTGATTTAGCCGGAGTCATTGTCGACTCCGGGGGAGACACTGCTAACTACAGTAACAATCAAAACTGTGGATTTCTCATTCAGCCCCCTTCTGGAACTTCGGTGACTTTAGAAATCCCCTACTTCAATGTAGAACGGGGCTACGACAAACTCTTTATCTATGATGGCGTCGACGATACAGCTCCACAATTGGGATCCGCCGTAACCGGAAAATCTCGCGGTACATTCACCTCCACGGGCCCTTCTATGTATGTCAAATGGACATCCGACTTCGGCGCCACTTGGCCTGGGTACAGGCTGCGGTGGGTGACCAACGACTAG
- a CDS encoding PQQ-like beta-propeller repeat protein — protein MSSYKNGTLPQAITQSCLFAVVVFLSSCQLADNTINGAVRSDGVKAVLTFSGAYTQKTYESNIIVSAQFSKPVEPLLASHFSIQNAAIVQIQGSGTSYMISLTPQNYGPVSLQFVGDTATQITGENAPISIEYTRFPYPIRTISLGSVSYLFRVIPVAGTDDQIAIGKYSTGTDRAYVRRETNDGQIIWERAFQFKSFNDGLIVGATLFVSGQIYFDEGVMTAIDLATGTPLWARTFGKSAFGSRVYVDKTTAMADGGFTQIGASVNVSLGPNGGSIINTDSAGVIDWQKRFDGDANYASFSSGLTTSSDEIVAVGSVSSGADLHMWFLKLANDGTELVNRTFNVGSGTIGRFNWIEQMPDGNYLLNGLLSNEAIVVKVDGNGDVLWSWKAQESGVNIKRVKPVSDGQIIGVGSISSTESLVLSLSGAGQFLWAKRLPEGAFFHDFVETQDHSLKIVGHKGDLTAFVTKINLDGSVMQYDCDEWSDVQLTDSSLAFNDGSGPPETTSSADQNNLIDQANLENVINYGATPSSTESLICEP, from the coding sequence GTGTCATCCTACAAAAATGGAACGTTACCTCAGGCGATTACTCAGAGTTGTTTATTTGCCGTTGTTGTTTTTTTAAGTTCATGTCAGTTGGCAGATAATACGATAAATGGAGCTGTTCGAAGTGACGGGGTTAAGGCAGTTCTGACTTTCTCCGGAGCCTACACTCAGAAAACTTACGAGTCTAACATCATTGTGAGTGCTCAGTTTTCAAAACCCGTAGAGCCACTTTTGGCCAGCCACTTTAGTATCCAAAATGCCGCAATTGTCCAGATCCAAGGTTCTGGCACATCCTATATGATAAGTTTGACTCCTCAAAACTACGGGCCGGTTTCCCTTCAATTTGTTGGTGACACGGCAACACAGATAACAGGAGAAAATGCGCCTATAAGTATTGAATACACCCGATTTCCTTACCCCATTCGAACAATCTCTTTGGGATCTGTTTCGTATCTATTTCGAGTCATCCCGGTGGCTGGTACTGATGATCAAATTGCCATTGGCAAATACAGCACTGGAACTGATCGAGCTTACGTACGCCGGGAGACCAATGACGGACAAATTATTTGGGAGAGGGCATTTCAATTTAAATCATTTAATGATGGTCTAATAGTTGGGGCGACGTTATTTGTCTCTGGCCAAATATACTTTGATGAAGGAGTGATGACAGCTATTGATCTGGCAACAGGTACGCCTCTTTGGGCGAGAACTTTTGGCAAATCTGCATTCGGTTCCCGAGTTTACGTTGATAAAACAACGGCCATGGCGGACGGTGGATTCACACAAATTGGAGCCTCAGTAAACGTGTCCTTGGGGCCCAATGGGGGATCAATTATTAATACAGATTCGGCTGGCGTTATTGATTGGCAGAAGCGTTTCGACGGAGATGCCAATTACGCTAGTTTTTCGAGCGGACTAACTACAAGCAGCGACGAAATTGTTGCTGTGGGCAGTGTGTCCTCTGGTGCAGACCTACACATGTGGTTTTTGAAGTTAGCCAACGATGGCACAGAACTTGTGAATAGAACTTTCAATGTTGGATCTGGCACAATTGGCCGGTTTAATTGGATTGAACAGATGCCGGACGGCAATTACCTTTTGAATGGTTTATTGAGTAACGAGGCCATTGTAGTTAAGGTTGACGGCAATGGTGATGTTCTATGGAGTTGGAAGGCGCAAGAATCGGGAGTTAACATCAAGCGAGTCAAGCCTGTGAGTGATGGTCAAATAATAGGAGTGGGATCCATTTCTTCAACGGAGTCTCTGGTTTTAAGTTTGAGTGGCGCTGGACAGTTTCTTTGGGCAAAAAGATTGCCAGAAGGGGCGTTTTTTCACGACTTTGTGGAAACTCAAGATCACTCGCTTAAGATTGTGGGGCATAAGGGTGATTTGACGGCTTTTGTGACAAAGATCAATTTAGACGGCAGCGTGATGCAATATGATTGCGACGAATGGAGTGATGTGCAGCTGACTGACTCATCCCTTGCTTTCAATGATGGCTCAGGTCCCCCAGAGACAACTTCGAGCGCCGATCAAAATAATTTGATTGATCAGGCCAATCTAGAAAATGTCATCAACTATGGCGCCACGCCAAGCAGTACGGAAAGTCTCATTTGCGAACCCTAA
- a CDS encoding efflux RND transporter permease subunit codes for MKKVFAFFVENHKLSFLMSFLLLAMGILGLPNLRRESRPPVDFAKANIDTFYPGSSPAEVEEKITMKIEDELRSIEGIKDVTSVSQSGLSAIRVRADMDNADTERVMDDVQRAVQRVTDLPKDILDNPKFTKLNAKEIPILEMALIGSNESRQRDRFAEQLESILEDDPGVSSVRLTGYREREFQILLDPIKMQDLHVGITEVEKAVRERTQDIPAGFIRTPGDQKLVRVTGQVKTAEEMGDIVVRSNFSGQRIRIKDVAEVKDGSEDPSVTVRVNGEPATLIIVSKKADADAITVFERLQAHIDDFQKKRLTSGYQIITYNDEPSRIKNRLGIVINNALSGLVLVFIILLLFLPGVLGVMASLSLPLAIFGTLGMMPLMGVNFNNITMLALVIAIGMLVDNSVVISENYARLRLDGLNRRDASLKAVYQFWLPLAATVATTILAFLPMLVTKGIMGQFIRWIPIMVTVALTMSLLEAYFLLPARLKFTIRNLEAYRKKSEGTNSKARTWFDDVRDRFEAFMQKAVYHRYIVLLAVTVLLVSSIVLSIFGNRFELFPREEVEYYYASFETSITSTLDYTDDLAGELSNTIMKTLGPEVVEYIISRAGVQQLGMGGEGKNGDYVGMLVIAVPTDKAKDINPDEVLEKLRNLPKGEFTRLTFDASRRGPPVGEALNVTFRTNNYEQLRGIVDEFKQEISKVDGVVDLLDNEISGGPEYRIIPDHEALAKLNLSTEAVGKALRTALQGAIASELNIAGDEFSLRIRYANEQRATVDSLKSTKIMEPGGRLIPLMSIVNLKLSEAPPVRKHYNFKRSITVTAGVVPEKITSVVLNMKTRKIADSLLEKYDTVSMTYGGEEESTKESTGSLRNAMIIAIFSIFAVLVFLFKTFLHPLLVLTSIPLGLVGVSWAFFLHNKPLSFLALIGVVGLAGVVVNSAIVLVSYINDLIDEGKLGLHEILAKASGNRLRAVLVTSLTTVGGLFPTAYSIGGHDSILVPMTLALAWGLVSGTILTLIWIPCGYAIIDDISGLFHRWFKGLIPVADDEGEALKAAGATDLRGSHYEEKVVP; via the coding sequence ATGAAGAAGGTCTTTGCTTTTTTTGTAGAAAACCACAAGTTGAGCTTTCTCATGTCGTTTTTACTTCTCGCCATGGGGATTTTGGGCCTCCCCAACTTAAGGCGGGAAAGCCGTCCGCCTGTGGACTTTGCCAAAGCCAACATTGACACCTTCTACCCCGGGTCTTCTCCTGCTGAGGTTGAAGAAAAAATCACCATGAAGATCGAAGATGAACTTCGAAGCATCGAAGGCATTAAAGATGTAACCTCTGTATCACAGTCGGGGTTGAGCGCCATTCGGGTGCGGGCCGACATGGACAATGCCGATACTGAACGAGTGATGGATGATGTTCAAAGAGCCGTGCAAAGGGTCACAGATTTACCCAAAGACATCCTTGATAATCCAAAATTCACTAAACTTAACGCCAAAGAAATTCCCATTTTAGAAATGGCCTTGATCGGTAGCAACGAGAGCCGGCAGCGCGATCGTTTTGCTGAGCAATTGGAGTCTATTTTAGAGGACGATCCTGGCGTGTCATCAGTGCGTCTCACCGGGTATCGTGAGCGTGAGTTTCAAATTTTACTAGATCCCATAAAGATGCAAGACTTGCATGTGGGCATTACTGAAGTGGAGAAGGCTGTTCGCGAGCGCACACAAGATATTCCTGCAGGCTTTATTCGCACACCAGGTGACCAAAAACTCGTGCGCGTCACTGGCCAAGTAAAAACCGCAGAAGAAATGGGCGACATCGTCGTTCGCTCTAATTTTTCAGGCCAACGCATTCGAATTAAAGATGTCGCCGAAGTGAAAGACGGATCAGAAGACCCCTCCGTCACCGTGCGAGTTAATGGGGAGCCCGCCACTCTAATTATCGTCAGTAAAAAAGCCGACGCCGATGCCATCACTGTTTTTGAGCGCCTCCAGGCCCATATTGATGATTTTCAAAAAAAACGCCTAACATCGGGCTACCAAATTATCACCTATAACGATGAACCCAGCCGCATTAAAAACCGCCTAGGCATCGTCATTAATAACGCCCTCTCGGGGTTGGTTTTGGTGTTTATTATCTTGCTCTTGTTCTTACCAGGCGTGTTAGGCGTGATGGCTTCACTGAGTTTACCTCTCGCTATTTTTGGAACCCTGGGAATGATGCCACTGATGGGTGTGAACTTTAACAACATCACCATGCTGGCCCTGGTTATTGCCATCGGCATGTTGGTGGACAACTCCGTTGTGATCAGTGAAAACTACGCACGACTTCGACTTGATGGCCTCAACCGAAGAGATGCTTCTTTAAAAGCCGTGTATCAGTTTTGGCTGCCGCTAGCGGCCACTGTGGCCACCACTATTTTAGCTTTTCTACCCATGCTCGTCACAAAAGGTATTATGGGCCAGTTTATTCGCTGGATCCCCATTATGGTCACTGTGGCTTTAACCATGAGCCTGTTAGAGGCTTACTTTCTTCTGCCGGCCCGACTCAAATTCACCATTCGAAATCTTGAGGCCTATCGAAAAAAATCAGAGGGCACCAATTCAAAGGCCCGCACTTGGTTTGACGATGTCAGAGATCGGTTTGAGGCCTTCATGCAAAAAGCCGTGTATCACCGCTATATTGTTTTATTGGCCGTTACAGTACTTTTAGTCTCAAGCATTGTGTTGTCTATTTTTGGCAATCGATTTGAATTGTTTCCCCGTGAAGAGGTTGAATACTATTACGCAAGCTTCGAGACCTCAATCACCTCCACTCTTGACTACACTGATGATCTCGCCGGCGAACTCTCAAACACCATCATGAAAACTCTTGGCCCGGAAGTGGTGGAATACATTATTTCAAGAGCGGGCGTTCAACAATTGGGCATGGGAGGCGAGGGTAAAAATGGCGACTACGTTGGAATGCTTGTCATTGCTGTACCCACCGACAAGGCCAAAGACATCAACCCCGATGAGGTTTTAGAAAAACTTCGAAACCTTCCAAAAGGTGAATTCACTCGATTGACTTTTGATGCTTCAAGACGCGGCCCACCTGTGGGGGAGGCTCTTAATGTAACCTTTAGAACCAATAACTACGAGCAGTTGCGCGGCATTGTTGATGAGTTCAAACAAGAAATTTCAAAGGTCGATGGCGTGGTGGATCTTCTTGATAATGAAATCAGCGGTGGCCCAGAATATCGAATTATCCCCGACCACGAGGCCTTAGCTAAACTGAACCTCTCCACCGAAGCCGTGGGCAAAGCCCTTCGGACGGCCCTGCAAGGCGCCATAGCTTCTGAGCTCAACATTGCTGGAGATGAATTCAGTCTTCGCATTCGCTACGCTAACGAACAAAGAGCCACTGTTGATTCTCTAAAAAGCACAAAGATCATGGAGCCGGGCGGACGACTGATACCCCTTATGTCTATTGTAAACCTTAAACTCAGCGAAGCCCCGCCTGTACGAAAACACTATAACTTTAAACGATCTATCACAGTGACCGCCGGCGTGGTCCCTGAAAAAATCACTTCTGTGGTACTTAACATGAAGACCCGAAAAATCGCTGACAGTCTTCTTGAAAAATACGACACCGTGAGCATGACCTACGGCGGAGAAGAAGAAAGCACCAAAGAGTCCACGGGCTCCTTACGAAATGCCATGATTATTGCGATTTTTTCGATCTTTGCCGTGCTTGTGTTTTTATTTAAAACCTTCCTTCACCCTTTATTGGTTCTGACAAGTATTCCTTTGGGATTAGTGGGTGTGAGTTGGGCCTTTTTTCTACATAATAAACCATTGAGTTTTCTAGCGTTGATTGGGGTGGTGGGACTTGCCGGCGTGGTGGTGAACTCGGCTATTGTCCTTGTCAGTTATATCAATGATCTCATCGACGAAGGGAAGCTTGGTTTGCATGAAATCTTGGCCAAAGCCTCAGGAAATCGACTACGGGCGGTTTTAGTAACAAGCCTTACCACTGTAGGGGGTTTATTTCCCACAGCTTATAGCATTGGTGGCCACGATTCGATCTTAGTGCCGATGACGCTGGCGCTCGCCTGGGGGCTTGTTAGCGGAACTATTTTAACGTTGATATGGATACCTTGCGGATACGCCATTATTGATGATATCAGTGGGTTGTTTCATCGCTGGTTCAAGGGATTGATTCCGGTGGCCGACGATGAAGGCGAGGCGCTCAAAGCTGCCGGCGCTACAGATTTGAGGGGGAGTCATTATGAAGAAAAAGTCGTTCCTTAG
- a CDS encoding TolC family protein: MMTWKNWLIPFSIVGCIPAVALAEPLILSPQFVVDRTLTSSVEAKNIETKEALQKRSWYQARSKFDNKFTVNGSYEISKSESLTQVFSNDEDRTQSYGFGFSQKLPTGTNLEFTYARQTRSSELNSFAQANGLSPDWSLDTLALNITQELWQNLFGKADRLAVEVARENLKNASLQKIEDYEQLVLTALNQFWAAYVAQQNLQHSLASRDRFRNLVQTVQNKSKLGFTAPGELAQSQADLEEQEQRVKSASFTYLSAVDLLFKTLQMDPPSDVTFKVEDTLPAKPKEQSLVLDTNRSIQLAKQKLNMSQLELESVESQQSPALNLVAEASLTGGDAEPSEAFSEALSGTRPIYSVGLQFATSFGSNLRQGELAHFRSQVMEKEYALKIAKDQLSVAHLEAQREVNTHFKIAESASRQVSFRDKAVKEFERAYRQGRTDIFNVIQAYNSLFTNQTKAIRAIGDYHIALNKLAAIQDELIKIPQTEIKGR; encoded by the coding sequence GTGATGACTTGGAAAAATTGGCTCATCCCATTTTCTATTGTTGGATGTATTCCCGCTGTTGCTTTGGCTGAGCCGCTTATCTTGTCTCCCCAGTTTGTGGTGGACCGCACCCTCACTTCAAGTGTCGAGGCTAAAAATATTGAGACCAAAGAAGCTTTGCAAAAACGATCTTGGTATCAAGCCCGATCAAAGTTTGACAACAAGTTCACAGTCAACGGCAGCTATGAAATCTCAAAATCTGAGTCCCTCACGCAAGTTTTCAGCAATGATGAAGACCGCACCCAATCCTACGGCTTCGGATTCAGCCAAAAGCTCCCTACCGGAACCAATTTAGAATTCACCTACGCGCGACAAACGAGAAGCAGTGAACTCAATAGCTTTGCTCAAGCCAATGGACTTTCTCCTGATTGGAGCCTGGACACCCTGGCCCTCAACATCACTCAGGAACTCTGGCAGAATTTATTTGGCAAAGCTGACCGTTTAGCTGTGGAAGTGGCCAGAGAAAATCTGAAAAACGCAAGCTTACAAAAAATTGAAGACTATGAACAGCTGGTTCTCACTGCACTCAATCAATTTTGGGCGGCTTATGTGGCTCAACAAAATCTGCAGCACAGCTTGGCCTCTCGAGACCGCTTTCGAAACCTCGTACAGACCGTGCAGAATAAATCAAAACTGGGCTTCACTGCCCCCGGGGAGCTCGCCCAATCCCAAGCTGACCTTGAAGAGCAAGAGCAGCGAGTGAAGTCAGCCTCATTCACTTATCTGTCTGCAGTGGATTTGCTATTTAAGACGTTGCAAATGGATCCTCCCAGTGACGTCACTTTTAAAGTGGAGGATACGCTGCCCGCAAAACCCAAGGAACAGTCTCTTGTTCTTGACACCAATCGAAGCATTCAATTGGCCAAACAAAAACTCAATATGAGCCAATTGGAGTTAGAATCTGTGGAGTCTCAACAAAGCCCTGCACTCAATCTGGTGGCGGAAGCTTCGTTGACCGGTGGTGACGCTGAACCTTCCGAGGCTTTTTCTGAAGCCCTTAGTGGCACCCGACCTATTTATTCAGTGGGGCTGCAATTTGCTACATCATTTGGTTCAAACCTCAGACAAGGGGAGCTTGCGCACTTTCGGTCGCAGGTGATGGAAAAAGAATACGCCCTTAAAATAGCTAAGGATCAACTCTCAGTGGCGCACCTTGAAGCCCAACGCGAAGTTAATACCCACTTTAAAATAGCAGAAAGCGCCTCCCGGCAGGTGTCCTTTCGCGACAAGGCTGTCAAAGAATTTGAACGGGCATACAGGCAGGGGCGCACAGATATTTTCAATGTGATCCAGGCCTACAATTCACTTTTCACTAACCAAACAAAAGCTATTCGCGCCATTGGCGACTACCATATCGCACTGAACAAGCTAGCTGCCATTCAAGATGAGCTGATTAAAATACCCCAAACTGAAATCAAGGGAAGGTAG
- a CDS encoding SH3 domain-containing protein, whose amino-acid sequence MRFTSWTLLLLFASASVSCATKIFPPPGAEVVNTPEIMVDENNLEEESYERPLEHEEEETVQLEPDTEVLEITNATDTSPDVVPGSYKLTKSCNVRSEPSATGKKMGLAKKGSTLKIKPHSEKWVRVNWKGKPAYVSSACFPVP is encoded by the coding sequence ATGCGGTTTACGAGTTGGACTCTATTACTTCTATTTGCCTCTGCATCGGTATCTTGTGCCACAAAAATTTTCCCACCACCAGGGGCAGAGGTTGTGAATACCCCTGAAATCATGGTGGACGAAAATAATCTAGAAGAAGAAAGCTACGAGCGCCCTCTCGAGCATGAAGAAGAAGAAACGGTGCAGCTTGAACCTGACACTGAGGTTCTTGAAATCACCAACGCCACAGACACCAGTCCAGATGTCGTACCCGGAAGCTATAAGCTTACAAAATCCTGCAATGTCCGTTCAGAGCCCTCAGCGACCGGAAAAAAAATGGGTCTCGCAAAAAAAGGAAGTACTTTAAAAATCAAACCCCACTCTGAAAAATGGGTCCGGGTAAACTGGAAGGGCAAACCCGCCTACGTGAGCAGCGCATGCTTTCCCGTCCCATAG
- a CDS encoding rhomboid family intramembrane serine protease, whose amino-acid sequence MGSFEVDICRICHMLWVDAEEHVEIPHPEDFINERGDSTRTKDWGDASATLTMENEKDESAFSEVPDSMAKIVLNFFGLPHEDHHRDVPTHVWITGFIIVACALLFAPFTLRHPEIIKEYGFYPGDPLKNHGLNILFGPLLHAGFVHLIYNLYFFGILADDVEERLGFFRYGAFVLFTFGFVAMSQIIWGTHPDVPHIGLSGLVMAVMTFYTLEFPKSRLVYMVPWIHSMHFQRGGYARIRGLRWLRIKIGWVALGYLAVDVLSYFLLERNGLTSVSHTAHISGAVIGAILWGALRPLRQMRPLKAANSQKDK is encoded by the coding sequence ATGGGGAGTTTTGAAGTCGATATCTGCCGTATCTGTCATATGCTGTGGGTGGATGCCGAAGAGCACGTTGAAATCCCTCATCCAGAGGATTTTATCAATGAACGCGGGGATTCCACTCGCACAAAAGACTGGGGCGATGCCTCGGCCACATTGACCATGGAAAACGAAAAAGACGAAAGCGCCTTTTCAGAAGTCCCTGATAGCATGGCAAAAATCGTGTTAAATTTTTTCGGCCTTCCCCATGAGGACCATCATCGCGACGTACCCACTCATGTGTGGATCACAGGCTTTATCATTGTGGCTTGTGCCCTGCTTTTCGCCCCTTTCACTTTACGTCACCCTGAAATCATCAAAGAATATGGGTTTTACCCCGGCGACCCTCTTAAAAACCACGGGCTCAATATACTTTTTGGTCCACTGCTTCATGCCGGTTTTGTGCACCTCATTTATAACCTTTATTTTTTTGGAATTCTTGCTGATGACGTGGAAGAACGTCTGGGATTTTTCAGATACGGAGCTTTTGTCTTATTCACCTTTGGATTTGTGGCCATGAGCCAAATCATTTGGGGAACTCATCCGGACGTTCCTCACATTGGGTTGAGCGGCTTAGTCATGGCGGTCATGACTTTCTACACCCTGGAGTTTCCAAAATCTCGCTTGGTGTATATGGTGCCTTGGATTCACTCCATGCACTTTCAAAGAGGCGGTTATGCTCGAATTCGCGGGTTAAGGTGGCTTCGAATTAAAATTGGCTGGGTGGCCTTAGGCTATTTGGCTGTAGATGTCCTCAGTTACTTTTTGCTCGAACGCAATGGCCTCACTTCTGTGTCACACACAGCCCATATCAGTGGCGCTGTTATCGGTGCCATCCTCTGGGGCGCGCTTCGCCCACTCCGACAAATGCGACCCCTTAAGGCTGCCAATTCACAAAAAGATAAATAA